TTGCGCGCATAGCAGTAAATGCTTCGTGACCTGGGGTGTCGATAAATGTAATATTTTTGCCGTTTTTATTTACCATATAAGCACCAACATGCTGAGTGATACCGCCGGCCTCTCCTGCTGCTACACGTGATTTTCTTATGTAATCAAGCAATGAAGTTTTACCATGATCAACGTGACCCATGATGGTTATGACTGGTGCTCTTGGCTGGAGATTTTCATCGTCTTTTATCTCTTCTTCATAGGCTGCTACGTAGTCAAATTCTTTTTGATCGTCGATGATATTAACCTCTACATTAAACTCATCAGCCAAAATTTCTATCGCATCTTCATCCAAAAAGTCATTTTTAGTTGTCATCATACCAAGCATAAATAACTTACCTATGATCTCGCTTGGCTGTTTGTTTAGCTTTTCAGCAAATTCATAAACACGAATTTCTTTTGGAATATTTATAGATGTCACAGCTTCATTGTTTTGTTTATTTTCAGGCTTTTTATGTTTTTTTCTAGCTCTTCTTTGAATGCCGCCTTCGCCAAATGAATTTATCGTATTGTTGACCGTAGTTCTCATAACATTTGGCTGTTTTGTCTTTTGAGCAGGTGCTGGTACCGGAGTTTTAAAACTAAAATCGGGAAGAACAACCACATCTTCATCTTCTAGTACGATGTCACCAAAGTCACTTCCGCCAAGTAGATCCATCTTCTGAGCGCTATCCTTTTTACTTGCAACAACTACTTTTTTATCTTTTTTCTTTTTCTTAGCTAAATTTTCATCATTTGCTGAAAACATACTTTTAAAATCGCTTATATTAGCTATGCTTGGTTCAGGCTTTTTCTCTTCTTTTGTAGCAATTGGTGCTTCATAATCTTTTTTCTTTTTTACTATCACAAGGCCACGTCTTTTTTGAGTCACATCAGCCAAGCTCTCTTTTGGTCTTGGAGCTTCGACTTGTTTTTGCTCTATTTTTATTTCTTCTTTTTTAGGCTCAATTTTTTGTTTTTCTTCTAAAATTTGTGCCTCTTTCTTAGGCTCAGCTTTTACTGACTTTGACTCAGTTTTAGTAGTAGCTTTTTTAGGTTCACTTTTTTGCTTTTCTTCTTTTTTTGCTGACTCTTTTTCTACTTCTTTTTTAGGCTCTTTTTTTGGTTTAGGCTCACTCTTTTTCTTTTTAAATTTATCTGGTATCACGCCAGTTTGAACATATTCATATATAGCTTCGGCCTCTTCAAGGCTAACTGCATTTGAGTGAGTTTTGACTTTTAATCCTAACTCTTGAGCTTTTTCTACTATCTCTTTGCTTGGATAGCCAAGCTCGTTTGCGATCTCTGAAATCCTAACATTGCTCATTTAAGAGTATCTCCTTTAACTTCGGTGCATCACAAATAAAAGCACCTTTAGTTTGTTTATCAATTATTTTTTTTAAAATTTTTATATCTTTTTGCATACATTTGTCGCACAGATAAAAGCTACGACCATTTCCTTTGCCATGCTCTAAATTCTTACCTACCAAGCGGTATCTTTTTAGCAAGCTCTGAGAAATTTTAACTTTACAAGCGACACATGTCCTTACAGGATTATTTTTGTTCATTATATCTTTTTAAACTTGTTTTTAGCTTTGCGTAATTTCGTATCCATCGTTATCAAATGAAAAAACCTCAACCCTAAAATCACTAAATTTACTCTTTAAAATATCTTGTAAATTTTTAGCATCATCTTTGTAAGCGATATTTAAAAAGCTTGAGCCTGAGCCTGAAAGCGTGCTCATTAAAGCACCA
The genomic region above belongs to Campylobacter concisus and contains:
- the infB gene encoding translation initiation factor IF-2 produces the protein MSNVRISEIANELGYPSKEIVEKAQELGLKVKTHSNAVSLEEAEAIYEYVQTGVIPDKFKKKKSEPKPKKEPKKEVEKESAKKEEKQKSEPKKATTKTESKSVKAEPKKEAQILEEKQKIEPKKEEIKIEQKQVEAPRPKESLADVTQKRRGLVIVKKKKDYEAPIATKEEKKPEPSIANISDFKSMFSANDENLAKKKKKDKKVVVASKKDSAQKMDLLGGSDFGDIVLEDEDVVVLPDFSFKTPVPAPAQKTKQPNVMRTTVNNTINSFGEGGIQRRARKKHKKPENKQNNEAVTSINIPKEIRVYEFAEKLNKQPSEIIGKLFMLGMMTTKNDFLDEDAIEILADEFNVEVNIIDDQKEFDYVAAYEEEIKDDENLQPRAPVITIMGHVDHGKTSLLDYIRKSRVAAGEAGGITQHVGAYMVNKNGKNITFIDTPGHEAFTAMRARGAGVTDIVIIVVAADDGVKPQTKEAVSHAKAAGVPIIIAINKMDKESANPDLVKTGLAELDIMPTEWGGKYEFVPISAKTGMGIDDLLEIVLLQADLLELKANPKANAKATVIESSLQKGRGPVATIIVENGTLHVGDTVVAGIAYGKIRSLLDDQGKPLQDIKPGECGVIVGLSEIAEAGETLIGVKTDKEAREYAQKKAEYIRQKELSKSTKVSIDELSAKIAEGELKTLPVIIKADVGGSLEALKASLEKLANDEIRVNVIHSGVGGITQSDVALASASEDCIILGFNIRPTGEIKEKAKESGVEIKTYNVIYNLIDDVKAILGGLMSPIIREEQLGQAQVRQVIHVPKVGTIAGCIVTEGTINRGAKIRLIREGVVVYEGLVSSLKRFKDDVKEVAKGYECGVGIENFNDIRENDYIESFKEVKEEATL